A segment of the Amycolatopsis thermophila genome:
TCCGACGACAGCCGCTGGGCCGCGGACGTGCGCCGGCAGGTCGACGGGGCCCAGCGCTACCTCGCCACGCGCCTCCAGCAGGGCGTCCGCAACCCGGCGATCGTGCTGGACATCGACGACACCTCCGAGGTCACCTACGGCTGGGAGGCCGACAACGACTTCGGGTTCGACCCGGTCAAGCAGGAGAAGGCCATCGACGACGGCGCGTTCCCGGCGATCAAGCCGACGCTGGCGCTGGCGAACTGGGCCGCGCAGCACGGTGTCCGGGTGTACTTCCTGACCGGCCGCAAGGAGCACCAGGGCCCGGCGTCCCTGAAGAACCTGGCCAACGAGGGCTACCCGGCGCCCGCCGCGGCGTTCTTCAAGCCCGAAACCACCCCGCCGGACTACCTGCCGTGCGGCTTGACCTGCACCACCGTGCAGTACAAGTCCGGGACGCGGGCCCACATCGAAGCGGGCGGCGCGACGATCGTGCTCAACCTGGGCGACCAGTTCAGCGACCTCTCCGGGGGCCACGCCGAGCGGCCGGTCAAACTGCCGAACCCGATGTACTACCTGCCCTGACGGGGATCAGAGCGGGCCGCTGTCGCGGTTGATCAGCATCTTCCCGTCGCTTTCGATCATGTCGAGGTGGTGCCGCTCGCGGGAGTGCTTGCCGTCGAAGGCGAAGTCGAGCGTGACCTCGACGGTGTCGGCGTCTACCAGCCGCGGGCCGCCGACGATGGTCACCGAGGTGATGCCGGACCAGAACCGGACGTAGGCGGCCTTGCCCTGGGCGCGCAGGACGGGGCCGAGGCGTTCCCAGCCGGCGTCGGTGTCGCGCGGCATCAGGGCGTAGTAGTCGCTGACCGCCTGCACGGCCGAGGCCGGGCTGCTGGTAGCGCTGCTCGGGTTCGCGCTGGGGGTGCTGCTGTGCGACGCCGTCTCGGTGACGGTCGTCGTGGTGGGGGACGGCGGCGGTGCCGCCGAGGAGGTCGGGTTGGGTGCGGCGCCGCTCCCGGCCCAGTCGGGCAGGAGGATCACCAGGGCCACGGCCAGGGCGGCGACCCCGGCCAGCACGGCGCCGGCGAACGCGAATCTTCGTCTGGACGTCTTCTTCGGCGGCGCCGTGTCGGCCTTCGTCGGCGCAGCGAGCAGGGCCAGTTTGCCCAGCTCGGAGGCCAGTTCCGCCATCGTGGGGCGGGCCGCGGGGTCGACCTGGAGGATGCGGTCGAGGACGCCGGTGAGCGGTCCCGCGTGCTCGGGCGGGGCGACCCGGCCGGCGGCGGCCGCGTAGAGCAGGGCCATCTGGTTGTCGGTGTCGCCGTAGGGCATGCGGCCCTCGACCGCGGCGTACAGCGTGGCGCCGAGCGAGTACACGTCGGACTCGGGGCCGGGCTGTTCGCCGCGGGCGGTCTCGGGGGCGAGGAAGGCGGGGGTGCCGGCGAAGCGGCCGCTGCCGGTGAGGGTGCCGTCGTCGGCGGCCTTGGAGATGCCGAAGTCGGTGATCTTGGCGATGCCGTCGGCGCCGAGGAGGATGTTGCCGGGCTTGACGTCGCGGTGCACGATCCCGGCGGCGTGGGCGGCGGCCAGGGCGGATGCGGCGTGGGCGCCGATGCGGGCGACCTCGGCCGGCGGGAGGCTGCCGCGCTCGGCGAGGACCTCGGCCAGGCTGTGCGAGGGCAGGTATTCCATCACCAGCACGGGTTTGCCGTCGTCGTCGGCCACGTCGAACACGGTGATGGCGTGCGGGTGCTGCAGCCGCGCGGCGAGGCGGGCTTCGCGGAACGAGCGTTTGCGGGCCTGCTCGGCCTCAGCCGGTGTGAGCTGGGGCGGGATGAGAAGTTGTTTCACGGCAACGGTTCGGTCCAGTAGCTCGTCGGTCGCCTCCCAGACGACCCCCATCGCGCCACCGCCGATGTGACGTCGCAGCCGGTAGCGACCGGCGATGACGCGCGCGTTGTCCTGCCCATCGGTCTCCGTCACCCGGCAAGGCTACGGTGTCGGCCCGGCGGGGGCGCGGCAAACACCGCCAAACGACCGCCCCCGCAGCTCGAAGGTCGCCAAGGGGCGCCCGACCTGCCGGAAAAGGGTCAAGTAGGCGTTGAGACGCGGTTCCCCAGGTTTCCCGCGGCCGGGTCGTGGAGTGTCGTCCACTGCGCTGGGGCTCGGAGCGTTGCCCCGCGGGGTTCTCGGAGTGTCGTCCCAGTGCCGGTGCGGTGAGCCAGATCAGCCCGCCTCGACGCCTAGTCCGCTGCTCCCGGGCCACGATCGCCTGATCACAGCCACGCGCCGCGAGGGCCGCACGCGCCGGCCGTTCGACCTGGTCGTCAGCAGGCGAGCCCGCCCCCGCCTGCCACGGCTGATGTCCGCGCCACCAGCGCCTTTACCCCACCCCGCCCCGGCGGTCGTGAGCGCCGGGTCCCGCACGAGCGCGCGTCTCTCGTGGCGCATGCACCCTGGCCAGGCGTGCGCCGTGCTGAGTGCACTCTGGCCGCGTCGACCGGCCCGCCGACGCTCTGACTGCGCGCACTGCCCGCCTCCACTGTGGCCGTGCGGGCACCGGCTGCCTGCACGGTGACCGCGCGCCCACCGGCTGCCTGCCCAGTGGCCGCCTGCGCACTGGTCGCGTGACACACCCGCCGCGTGCGCATTGGCGCTTTGCCCTGGCCGTGTGTGCACGGACCGCCTGCTCATCGGCCGTCTGCTCGCTCGCTGCCTGCATTGGCCGCCCGCATACGGGCCGCGGTGGGTGTGCTCGCTGGCGGCCTGCTCACTGGCCGCGTCCAAACCCACCTCGACTGGCGCCTCGATCCCCGGCCATCGGCAAATCCCGCTCCAGCCGGGAGTTCCGTGGTCTGGTCCGTACCGCGCCTGCCTTTACCTCGACTGGACGTTGAAGGTTGTCGCGGCATCCGCGGCCACCTGGGAAGCCGAGATTGCACACGGTGATCACCGGCGCGCCTCTGGGGTACGCGAAAGTCGGCCGCGTCACCACGCACCGGTGAATCGGAAATTGGCGCCTGGTGGCGGGAAGTCGTTCCTCCGCAAGCCGCGTGCCGCCATCCGGCTGGGGATCGCGGGCACGGAGGTGATGCTCGTGAGGGCCGTTCTGCCGGTGTCACAGCGGGAAATTCCCCCGCTCGGCCCCGGCGGGTGGACGACGGGCGCGGATGAGAGGATGCTGGGCAGTGGCAGGCTTTCAGCAGCTTTTGTCCACTCAGGACAGTCTCTTCGGGAGGTGCGGATGACGGCCGTGGACGCTCGCGAGGATCTGGTGCCACTGCGGACGGATTTCGACCGCTCGTGGCGGGGCTACGATGCGAGGCAGGTGCAGGCGTACGTCCGTGCTGTCGAGGCTGACCTGCGGACGGTGATCGCGGATCGCGATGCGGCGGTGGCTGCCATCGAGCGTCTGGCGGCGGGGCTGGAGGATCTGCGCAGCGAGAACGATGCCCTGCGTGCGAAGATCGACCGGATCAGCCGGACGCCGATCGAGGCGGAGGGGCTGACCGAGCGGTTGCTGCGCATGGTCGAGCTGGCCGAGGACGAGGCTGCCGAGGTGACCGAGCGGGCGCGGCTCGCGGCCGAGCGGAGCTGGGCGGCGGCCGAACAGGCGGCCGGCCGCCTGCGGGAACGGCACGAGCGCCTGGTCGCCGAGCTGGATGCCCGGCGCCGGGAGATGGCCGAGGAGCAGGCCGAGATCATGCGGCGGACCCAGGCGGAGGTCGACCTGATGACCCGCCAGGCGACGCAGAGCAGGCACAAGCTGGACGAGCAGGCCGCGCGCCGCCGCGCCGAGATCGAGAAGGACTTCGAAGAGGCGATGGCGGTCCGTCGCGCCACCGCGATGCGGACGATCGCCGAACGCGAGGCCGAAGCCCGCGCCAAGGCGGAAAAGCTGGTGACCGACGCGCAGAACAAGGCTGACGAGCTGCTGTCTTCGGCCCGCGCCGAGGCCGACGAGCTGCTGAGCTCCGCCCGCGCCGAAGCCTCGGCAACAACGACTTCCGCGCGCACCGAAGCGGACGAGCTGCTGACTTCCGCCCGAACCGAAGCCGACGAGCTGCTGACCTCGGCCCGCGCCGAAGCGGCCGCAACAACAACCTCCGCGCGTCGGGAGGCTGACGAGCTGCTGTCGTCGGCCCGCGCCGAAGCCGAGCAGACGGTGTCCTCCGCCCGTGGCGAGGCCGAGACGACACTGGCCGCCGCCCGTGCCGAGGCGGACGAGCTGCTGACTTCGGCTCTGAACGAGGCATCCGAGAGGGAGTCGTCTGCCCTCGCCAAGGCCGAGGAGCTGCTGACCTCCGCTCGCGCCGAAGCCGAGGCGCTGCAGGCCAAGGCCACCAAGCAGGAAGCCGATGCCCGGGCGCAGGCGGACAAACTGGTCACCGAAGCGACGGACCGAGCTCGTTCCCTGGTCGCCGAGGCAACCGTCCGCGCCGAGGACAAGGTCACCAGGGCCAGCGCCCAGGCCGAAAAACTGCTGGCCGAAGCCACCGCCCTCGCGAACCGCCGCACCACCGAGGCGCAGGCCAAGGTCGACCAGCTGAACAAGATCCGCGACGACGCGGTTCGCCGCCTCCGCGCGGTGAACGAACTCCTCACCAAGGCAACCCCGCTCCTGAGCGAGGCGGCGACCACTCGGAACTCACGGGACACCACGCCCCAGGACACCCCAGCCGACGCCGATCCCGAGCTGCCGAAGACAGCCGCCACCCCAGCCCGAGCCGAGTCTGCGCAACCAGGGTCACCGCGATCCGACTCGCCCCGACCCGAGTCGACAGAGGCAAAGTCAACCCGGCCTGAACCAGCCGGTTCCGAGGCGCCCCGCCCCGACTCAACAACTCGACCGCAGCCAGCCGGTTCCGAGTCGGCGCGGCCCCAGTCAACTCCGTTGGAGTCAGCCGGTTCCGAGGCGCCGCGACCTCAGTCAACTCCGCCGGAGTCAGCCGGTTCCGAGGCGCCGCGGCCCCAGTCAACTCCGCCGGAGCCAGCCGGGTCCCAGGCGGCGCGATCCGAGTCGGCCCGACCGGGGGCATCTCGCTCCGAGCTGGCCGGCTCCGAGTCGACCCGGTCTGAGCCGGCCCAGCCGGAACCGGTGGCTGCACTCGCCGCACGCCCGTCCCCGGTGCCGCGCGTGGAGATCTCAGTCCCCGAACAAGCCAGCGCGCCCGAAATCTCCCCGGTGGAGATCACTCCCTGAGGGCGACATCCCCAAGCGTCCACCCCATTCGTGCCTACAGCCCGGCTCCCCCACATGCGGGCGACAAGCTTGCCCCCGCGGTGGGTACGCGACGGACCACCCGTCTGGGTGGCGCGCCCGGCGAGCCGCGCCAGCTCCTCGCTGGTCAGGAGCGCGCTGACGGCAGGTCCGCCTCAGTCCAGCGCGTCACCTGAACGGGCGAAACAACCTGCGCCCCGCCGAGCGAGCCTGTGCCCGTGACCCGCCATGCCGTGAGGGCCCTGCCTGACCGCCTCCGACGTTTCCCGGGCGGTGTCCGGTCACCGCTCTGCCGCAGCCCGTCGCCGCTCAAGGACGCCCTTGCCGGTGGCCGCGCCGCTCGATGGTTCTCCCTCCGGAGACCCAGCGAAAGCCCTACACGGGACCGAACACCTCGCTCACACCTGCCAAAAACCACGCCCGCCCCAGCAGGGACATCAGACGCAGCGCCGGTTCACGCGCCGCTGGTTCGTCTCCTGGCAACCCACTGCGTACCGTTTGTCCGGCTCGGCGACACGTCAGGACCCGTTGCCTGACCGGGATGACTGCCTCCTTTCCTGGGTCTCCCTGCGGACCCGTTCCGTATGTGTGGCGATCTCCGAGATCTCCACAGCCAGTGCGGGATACGCGTGGTCGAGGTGCTGGCCCACCCCGGCCAGGGGTGACAGCAACGCCGCGGCGTCGTCCTCGGCGAGCGCTCGCCGGACCTTGCCCACTCCCGGCACTCCCTTCAGTGCGCTGACCTGGCCCGCCAGCCGGCGCAGCGAGGCGGAGTTCTCGCGGGCCCACTGGACGATCGCCCTGTCCTCCGCCCGTCGGTCCCGTGTCTCCTGCACTCGCTCATCCGCGGTGTTGTCGCTTCCCGCGGCATCCCGGAGCCGCAGGTAACGGCGCTCAGCCGCCTGTCTGCTCGCCACGCCGAGCGCCGGCGCCAGCTCCGCCCAGCTGACTCCGAGTTCGCGTGCCGCCCTGATGAGCTGCGGTTCCCAGGTCATCAGCTCCTCGCGAAGCTCCCGCAACACCCGCAGCGCGGCGAGGACCTTCCTCGGTTCGTGCTCGGCGGTGGCTCCGCCGAGCACTTCCTCCAGTAGTTCCAGTGCGTCATGCATCTTTTCGTTGGGCGGCACCCTGTCATCATGCCGATGACGACGACACTTGTCAACGGAACGACGACGCGCTATAACTGTGGTGTGCGACGTCAACTCCGACAGTGAAACGAGACCGAGGAGGTGTCCTGATGTTGATGCGCACCGATCCTTTCCGTGAGCTGGACCGCCTGACCCAGCAGGTGTTCGGCCAGGGGGCCGGAACGTGGTCGCGCCCCGCCGCGATGCCGATGGACGCGTATCGCGCGGGCGATGAGTTCGTGGTTGTGTTCGACCTGCCCGGCGTGAGCCCGGACGCGATCGAGCTGGACATCGAACGCAACGTCCTGACTGTGAAGGCGGAGCGGCGCCCCTCCGCCACTGGTGACAACGTCGAGATGCAGGTGGCCGAGCGGCCGCTCGGGGTGTTCTCCCGCCAGCTCTTCCTGAGCGACACGCTCGACACCGACAACGTGAAGGCGAGCTACGAGGGGGGTGTTCTCACGCTGCGGATCCCGGTATCGGAGGCCGCGAAGCCGCGCAAGATCGCGATCGAGAGTGGTGAGAGCCGAAAGGAGATCTCCGCCTGAGACCACACCGAGAAGGGGGGTGATGCCCGGATGTCCGCGGGCGAGCGCCCGGGCATCACCCGGTTCTCTCGCCGCCCAGGGGCCGATACGGTGAGCCGGTGGGACTCATCGCCGAGCTCGAAGCTGATTTCGTCACCGCAGATCCGGACGTCTTGGCCGGATACCGCTTCGACCAAGCCGGCTTCGGCACCGCTGGTGTGCCGATAGCTCTGGCGCGGCCGACCGAGACCGCTGAGGTCGTCCAGATCCTGCGCGTCGCCTCCCGGCATCGGATCCCTGTGGTGCCGCAGGGGGCCAGGACCGGACTGTCGGGTGGAGCAAACGCGATCGACGGGGCGATTCTGCTCTCGCTCGAGCGAAT
Coding sequences within it:
- a CDS encoding HAD family acid phosphatase, encoding MSGLVKLAAAAAIGATIAGGTTAVATSGGSHEPANLGQVKLDVQAYYGNWVDESGKHHESDDSRWAADVRRQVDGAQRYLATRLQQGVRNPAIVLDIDDTSEVTYGWEADNDFGFDPVKQEKAIDDGAFPAIKPTLALANWAAQHGVRVYFLTGRKEHQGPASLKNLANEGYPAPAAAFFKPETTPPDYLPCGLTCTTVQYKSGTRAHIEAGGATIVLNLGDQFSDLSGGHAERPVKLPNPMYYLP
- a CDS encoding serine/threonine-protein kinase; amino-acid sequence: MTETDGQDNARVIAGRYRLRRHIGGGAMGVVWEATDELLDRTVAVKQLLIPPQLTPAEAEQARKRSFREARLAARLQHPHAITVFDVADDDGKPVLVMEYLPSHSLAEVLAERGSLPPAEVARIGAHAASALAAAHAAGIVHRDVKPGNILLGADGIAKITDFGISKAADDGTLTGSGRFAGTPAFLAPETARGEQPGPESDVYSLGATLYAAVEGRMPYGDTDNQMALLYAAAAGRVAPPEHAGPLTGVLDRILQVDPAARPTMAELASELGKLALLAAPTKADTAPPKKTSRRRFAFAGAVLAGVAALAVALVILLPDWAGSGAAPNPTSSAAPPPSPTTTTVTETASHSSTPSANPSSATSSPASAVQAVSDYYALMPRDTDAGWERLGPVLRAQGKAAYVRFWSGITSVTIVGGPRLVDADTVEVTLDFAFDGKHSRERHHLDMIESDGKMLINRDSGPL
- a CDS encoding DivIVA domain-containing protein, with translation MRAVLPVSQREIPPLGPGGWTTGADERMLGSGRLSAAFVHSGQSLREVRMTAVDAREDLVPLRTDFDRSWRGYDARQVQAYVRAVEADLRTVIADRDAAVAAIERLAAGLEDLRSENDALRAKIDRISRTPIEAEGLTERLLRMVELAEDEAAEVTERARLAAERSWAAAEQAAGRLRERHERLVAELDARRREMAEEQAEIMRRTQAEVDLMTRQATQSRHKLDEQAARRRAEIEKDFEEAMAVRRATAMRTIAEREAEARAKAEKLVTDAQNKADELLSSARAEADELLSSARAEASATTTSARTEADELLTSARTEADELLTSARAEAAATTTSARREADELLSSARAEAEQTVSSARGEAETTLAAARAEADELLTSALNEASERESSALAKAEELLTSARAEAEALQAKATKQEADARAQADKLVTEATDRARSLVAEATVRAEDKVTRASAQAEKLLAEATALANRRTTEAQAKVDQLNKIRDDAVRRLRAVNELLTKATPLLSEAATTRNSRDTTPQDTPADADPELPKTAATPARAESAQPGSPRSDSPRPESTEAKSTRPEPAGSEAPRPDSTTRPQPAGSESARPQSTPLESAGSEAPRPQSTPPESAGSEAPRPQSTPPEPAGSQAARSESARPGASRSELAGSESTRSEPAQPEPVAALAARPSPVPRVEISVPEQASAPEISPVEITP
- a CDS encoding Hsp20/alpha crystallin family protein gives rise to the protein MLMRTDPFRELDRLTQQVFGQGAGTWSRPAAMPMDAYRAGDEFVVVFDLPGVSPDAIELDIERNVLTVKAERRPSATGDNVEMQVAERPLGVFSRQLFLSDTLDTDNVKASYEGGVLTLRIPVSEAAKPRKIAIESGESRKEISA